A window of the Virgibacillus pantothenticus genome harbors these coding sequences:
- a CDS encoding MFS transporter, whose protein sequence is MNSSKSYKWIVLVIATLAQTCATFVTYGVGPLATFYQQSLDLSQFETGLIVSAVNIGPIFSMIIFGDLMDRYGEKWSIGVGAILLGLSMSLAIFANDFYFLLFILLLVGVWYGTAQPGGSSIIVKWFPKRRRGLAMGIRQMGIPLGGALASIILPFMYFTFNLNGAIITQSIVVITGGILFLFIYKDIPFSFNHQKEQQIKLMEKINAVRKNKSLYPIFYIGCSMISVQLIIVAHLMSYFNNELDKELNVAGMFLSIALVGGLIGRVAISWISDSLYQGNRETPLQITILLTSIVMVLLVLLPENTTNFLFAVVTFLFGFLGMGWFSLFIVLLSERARPELISLTVSFGLTLNQLFIVFSPAAFGFIVDMTGNYVFPFILLAIVVLIGPVWLGKSSKDNLNAQHPKMKSRLF, encoded by the coding sequence ATGAATAGTAGCAAAAGTTATAAATGGATAGTTCTTGTTATCGCCACATTAGCACAGACTTGTGCTACATTTGTGACCTATGGAGTTGGTCCACTTGCAACTTTTTATCAACAATCACTAGATCTTTCTCAATTTGAAACAGGTTTGATTGTATCCGCAGTGAATATTGGACCTATTTTTTCAATGATTATTTTTGGGGATTTAATGGATCGGTATGGAGAAAAATGGAGCATAGGTGTTGGGGCGATCTTACTTGGTCTCAGTATGTCATTAGCTATATTTGCCAATGATTTTTATTTCTTATTATTTATTCTGTTATTAGTTGGTGTTTGGTATGGAACAGCTCAACCAGGAGGAAGTAGCATAATTGTGAAATGGTTTCCAAAAAGAAGAAGAGGGCTTGCCATGGGAATTAGACAAATGGGCATTCCCTTAGGGGGAGCGTTGGCTTCCATTATATTACCATTTATGTACTTTACATTTAATTTAAATGGAGCCATTATCACTCAAAGTATAGTGGTTATAACAGGAGGAATATTATTCTTATTTATTTATAAAGACATTCCATTTTCTTTCAATCATCAAAAAGAGCAACAAATCAAATTAATGGAAAAGATAAATGCAGTAAGAAAAAATAAATCCTTATATCCAATATTTTATATAGGCTGCAGCATGATATCTGTTCAATTAATTATAGTCGCTCACTTAATGAGTTATTTTAATAATGAACTTGATAAAGAACTAAATGTGGCAGGAATGTTTTTAAGTATAGCCTTAGTTGGAGGTTTAATTGGTAGGGTTGCTATATCCTGGATAAGTGATTCATTGTATCAAGGAAATCGAGAAACACCGTTGCAAATAACGATACTTTTAACCAGCATAGTTATGGTTTTATTGGTCTTATTACCTGAAAATACAACAAATTTCCTTTTTGCTGTGGTTACTTTCCTATTTGGTTTTCTTGGTATGGGGTGGTTTAGTTTATTCATTGTTTTACTTTCTGAACGGGCCCGCCCAGAATTAATATCTCTTACAGTAAGTTTTGGTCTAACACTAAATCAACTTTTCATTGTTTTTTCTCCAGCTGCTTTTGGTTTCATCGTTGACATGACAGGGAATTATGTTTTTCCTTTTATCCTTTTAGCAATTGTTGTCTTGATTGGTCCGGTATGGCTAGGGAAGAGCAGTAAGGATAACTTAAATGCTCAACATCCTAAGATGAAATCTCGTTTATTTTAA
- a CDS encoding adenine deaminase C-terminal domain-containing protein, producing the protein MFDEMKYIGEMLMLRNGFYWRNREMRQHVRVIDGEVAPTIVLKNATYLNTYTKQWLKAVIWIYEDRIVYVGNQMPANLHNAEIVDCKGKYIVPGYVEPHAHPFQLYNPEQLALHAAKTGTTTLINDNLLWLFMLDKKKAFSILEEFSKHPVSMYWWARFDPQTELQGEKELDLFQTEDVLAWIKHPAVLQGGELTSWPDLLAGDDILLYWIQETKNQRKPVEGHFPGASERTLTKMKLLGVNADHESISGEEVMRRLRLGYHVGLRHSSIRPDLPKLIEEILAAGLTTFENVSFTTDGATPSFYEAGLINQCIEIAIEKGIPVEEAYLMGSYYAAKHLRMEEQLGSIAPGRFAHINILPEKHIPKPESVLAKGKWIVKGGEQQKIKPHIQWQAYQIKPLDLDWELSNKELQFSVPIGLEMANDVIMTPYPIEVDITVEELPAETTDAFLLLLDRNGKWRVNTTLRGFTNQLGAIASSYSVSGDFIFIGKRKSDILLAGKRLKELGGGIVIVHQGKVLLEIPLALGGMMFAGEMDELIGKEKELKQILQSFGYPFSDPVYTIFFLSSTHLPYIRITPLGLMDVKKKELLFPATMC; encoded by the coding sequence ATGTTTGATGAAATGAAATATATTGGAGAGATGCTAATGTTACGAAACGGATTTTATTGGAGAAATCGAGAGATGCGTCAGCATGTCCGGGTCATTGATGGGGAAGTGGCTCCGACAATCGTGCTGAAGAATGCAACATATCTGAACACGTATACCAAACAATGGTTAAAAGCTGTTATTTGGATTTACGAAGATCGAATTGTTTATGTTGGAAATCAAATGCCAGCTAACTTGCACAATGCAGAGATTGTAGACTGTAAAGGGAAATATATTGTTCCAGGTTATGTGGAACCACATGCCCACCCTTTTCAATTGTATAATCCGGAACAACTAGCTTTACATGCAGCTAAGACAGGTACAACAACATTGATCAATGATAACTTATTGTGGTTATTTATGTTAGATAAAAAGAAAGCGTTTTCTATATTGGAGGAATTTAGTAAGCACCCGGTATCAATGTATTGGTGGGCTCGCTTTGATCCGCAGACAGAGTTGCAGGGAGAAAAAGAACTTGATTTGTTTCAAACAGAGGACGTTTTAGCATGGATTAAACATCCTGCGGTTCTCCAAGGTGGGGAACTTACGTCGTGGCCGGATTTATTAGCGGGTGATGATATTTTATTATATTGGATTCAGGAAACGAAAAATCAGCGTAAACCTGTGGAAGGACACTTCCCTGGCGCTTCTGAACGGACATTGACAAAAATGAAACTGCTTGGGGTTAATGCAGATCATGAATCAATTTCTGGAGAGGAAGTCATGCGACGTCTTCGACTGGGCTACCATGTTGGCTTGCGGCATTCATCGATACGCCCTGATTTGCCAAAGCTTATCGAAGAGATACTGGCAGCTGGCTTGACGACTTTTGAAAATGTGTCATTTACGACAGACGGAGCGACGCCTTCCTTTTACGAAGCTGGTCTCATCAATCAGTGTATAGAAATTGCGATAGAAAAAGGAATACCAGTGGAAGAAGCGTATTTAATGGGGAGTTATTACGCAGCTAAACATTTGCGGATGGAAGAACAGCTTGGCAGTATTGCTCCTGGGCGATTTGCACATATAAATATTTTACCTGAAAAGCACATCCCGAAGCCTGAAAGTGTCTTGGCAAAAGGAAAATGGATCGTCAAAGGCGGAGAGCAGCAAAAAATTAAACCTCATATCCAGTGGCAAGCTTACCAGATTAAGCCGCTGGATTTAGATTGGGAACTAAGTAATAAGGAATTACAATTTTCCGTTCCAATTGGCTTGGAAATGGCAAACGATGTCATTATGACCCCATATCCTATTGAAGTGGATATTACGGTAGAAGAGCTACCTGCAGAAACGACCGATGCTTTTTTACTTTTGCTTGACCGAAACGGAAAATGGCGTGTGAATACTACGTTAAGGGGTTTTACGAATCAGTTGGGTGCCATTGCTAGCTCCTATTCTGTTTCCGGGGATTTTATATTTATTGGAAAGAGAAAAAGTGATATCTTACTAGCTGGTAAAAGGTTAAAGGAATTAGGCGGAGGGATTGTTATCGTCCATCAAGGTAAAGTATTATTAGAAATTCCACTTGCGCTTGGTGGCATGATGTTTGCCGGAGAGATGGACGAACTAATTGGAAAAGAAAAAGAATTAAAGCAGATTCTTCAATCTTTCGGCTACCCTTTTTCCGATCCTGTTTATACAATATTTTTTCTGTCCTCCACTCATTTACCTTATATTCGTATTACACCACTGGGTTTAATGGATGTGAAGAAAAAGGAGTTATTATTTCCCGCGACAATGTGTTAG
- the purF gene encoding amidophosphoribosyltransferase: protein MHAEDKGINEECGVFGIWGHEKAAELTYYGLHSMQHRGQEGAGIVVSDGSQLKAHKGLGLVNDVFKHANFSTLQGDVAIGHVRYSTQGAKTLENVQPLLFHSQKGSMALAHNGNLVNAYALRSDLEEEGSILQTSSDTEVLAHLIKRNGNEVSEETITEALNQVTGAYAYLILTENQMFVALDPHGIRPLSIGRLGDAYVVASETCAFGQIGAVFEREVLPGELIMIDHGGLISTRFAMREQRKMCAMEYVYLSRPDSDVNHVNVHASRKNMGKELAKEAPSNADIVVGVPDSSTSAAIGYAEESGLPYEMGIIKNRYVGRTFIQPSQELREQGVKMKLSPVRSIIEGKRIVMIDDSIVRGTTSKRIVQMLKKAGAKEVHVRIASPAIQHPCYYGIDMSTREELIAANYELEEISNLIGADSLAYLSEAGMEKAILIDKTIHQGICTACMTGKYPLPVDGPKKPFYPACEVL, encoded by the coding sequence ATGCATGCTGAAGACAAAGGCATAAATGAAGAGTGTGGTGTATTTGGTATATGGGGTCATGAAAAAGCGGCTGAACTTACGTATTATGGATTGCATTCCATGCAGCATCGTGGTCAAGAGGGGGCTGGTATCGTCGTTAGTGATGGCAGTCAATTAAAAGCTCATAAAGGCTTAGGATTAGTGAATGACGTTTTTAAGCATGCGAACTTTTCCACATTGCAGGGTGATGTAGCTATCGGGCATGTGCGTTACTCGACACAAGGCGCAAAGACGTTAGAAAATGTACAACCATTATTGTTTCATTCACAAAAAGGGAGTATGGCACTCGCACACAATGGTAATTTAGTTAATGCGTATGCATTACGATCAGACTTAGAAGAAGAAGGAAGTATTTTACAAACATCATCTGACACAGAAGTATTGGCACATTTAATAAAGCGTAATGGGAATGAAGTATCAGAAGAAACCATCACAGAAGCTCTAAACCAAGTGACAGGTGCTTATGCGTATTTAATTTTAACGGAAAATCAGATGTTTGTTGCCCTCGACCCGCATGGTATCAGACCTTTATCAATTGGCAGGCTTGGAGATGCATATGTCGTTGCCTCTGAGACTTGTGCCTTTGGACAAATTGGTGCAGTGTTTGAGCGAGAGGTATTACCTGGGGAACTCATTATGATTGATCATGGTGGTCTTATATCGACAAGATTTGCGATGCGGGAACAGCGGAAAATGTGTGCCATGGAGTATGTCTATCTATCACGCCCCGATAGCGATGTCAATCATGTTAATGTTCATGCGTCGCGGAAAAACATGGGGAAGGAGCTTGCAAAAGAGGCTCCTTCTAACGCTGATATTGTCGTTGGCGTCCCTGATTCCAGTACATCTGCAGCCATTGGCTATGCAGAAGAGAGCGGGCTTCCGTATGAAATGGGGATTATTAAGAATCGCTATGTTGGGAGAACATTCATCCAACCTTCACAAGAATTGCGGGAGCAAGGGGTAAAAATGAAGCTGTCACCCGTACGAAGCATCATTGAAGGAAAGCGCATTGTCATGATTGATGATTCGATTGTTCGGGGGACAACGAGTAAGCGGATTGTGCAGATGCTTAAAAAGGCGGGTGCAAAAGAGGTGCATGTCCGAATCGCTTCGCCGGCTATTCAGCATCCTTGCTATTATGGGATTGATATGTCGACAAGAGAAGAGTTAATCGCAGCCAATTATGAACTAGAAGAAATAAGCAACCTTATTGGGGCAGATAGTCTTGCGTATTTGTCAGAGGCAGGAATGGAAAAAGCCATTTTAATAGATAAGACGATCCATCAAGGCATCTGTACAGCTTGTATGACTGGTAAGTACCCTTTGCCAGTTGACGGTCCCAAAAAGCCCTTTTATCCCGCATGCGAGGTGCTGTAG
- the purH gene encoding bifunctional phosphoribosylaminoimidazolecarboxamide formyltransferase/IMP cyclohydrolase: MKKRALISVYDKQGITSFAEKLVEAGYEIISTGGTLHTLQEAGIPALAVEDITTFPEILGGRVKTLHPMIHGGLLAKRDNSEHLQQLQVNDITPIDLVVVNLYPFKETVTKEAASHEEIIENIDIGGPSMLRAAAKNYQAVTVIVDPADYECVLQEIQHGAVTMEKRKQFAAKVFQHTAAYDALIAAYFTKEIGEAFPDHYTITYEKVQTLRYGENPHQAAAFYKQPITKQAGLAAGEQLHGKELSYNNIQDANAALDILAEYNEPTAVAVKHMNPCGIGTASSISKAFAHAYEADPVSIFGGIVACNQAVDKETAVLLSKIFLEMVIAPGFTAEALQLLTEKKNIRLIKLDVQADKVIENKYTSVSGGMLIQTKDQEKVTASDVTVVTEREPSEEEYQQLLFAWKAVKHVKSNAIVLAKGNRTVGIGAGQMNRVGAANIAIEQAAEHAQGAVMASDAFFPMPDTVEAAAKAGITAIIQPGGSKRDQDSIDVCNQYGIAMVYTGVRHFKH; this comes from the coding sequence ATGAAAAAACGTGCATTAATTAGTGTATATGACAAGCAAGGAATTACTTCGTTTGCTGAAAAACTAGTCGAAGCAGGCTATGAGATTATTTCAACCGGTGGAACGCTACACACATTACAGGAAGCAGGTATTCCTGCGCTCGCCGTTGAAGATATTACTACTTTTCCGGAAATTTTGGGTGGTCGAGTTAAAACATTGCATCCCATGATTCATGGCGGATTACTCGCAAAACGAGACAACAGCGAACATCTGCAGCAACTTCAAGTCAATGATATTACGCCAATTGATCTCGTAGTTGTCAATCTTTATCCATTTAAGGAAACCGTGACAAAAGAAGCTGCTTCCCACGAAGAAATTATTGAAAATATTGACATTGGTGGTCCTTCTATGCTGCGAGCTGCTGCCAAAAACTATCAGGCGGTAACCGTTATTGTGGACCCGGCAGATTATGAGTGTGTATTACAAGAGATTCAACATGGAGCAGTAACGATGGAAAAGCGGAAACAATTCGCTGCAAAGGTATTTCAACATACAGCAGCGTATGATGCGCTTATTGCAGCATATTTTACGAAAGAAATTGGGGAAGCATTTCCAGATCACTACACGATTACATATGAAAAAGTACAGACGCTTCGTTATGGGGAAAATCCGCATCAGGCAGCGGCTTTTTACAAACAGCCAATTACAAAGCAAGCTGGTCTTGCTGCGGGCGAACAATTACACGGTAAAGAACTTTCTTACAATAATATTCAAGACGCTAATGCAGCCTTAGATATTTTGGCAGAATATAACGAGCCAACTGCCGTTGCTGTCAAGCATATGAACCCATGTGGCATTGGTACAGCAAGTTCCATCTCTAAAGCATTTGCGCATGCATATGAGGCAGACCCTGTTTCGATATTTGGTGGAATCGTTGCTTGCAATCAAGCAGTGGATAAAGAAACAGCGGTACTATTAAGTAAGATCTTTTTAGAAATGGTCATTGCACCAGGGTTTACTGCAGAAGCACTTCAGTTATTAACGGAAAAGAAGAACATTCGCCTTATTAAACTAGATGTGCAAGCTGATAAAGTAATCGAAAACAAATATACTTCTGTTTCTGGCGGGATGTTAATTCAAACGAAAGATCAGGAAAAAGTAACTGCTTCAGATGTTACTGTTGTTACGGAACGGGAACCATCCGAAGAAGAGTATCAGCAATTACTGTTCGCTTGGAAGGCGGTAAAACATGTAAAGTCGAACGCGATTGTACTGGCAAAGGGAAATCGTACTGTAGGTATTGGTGCAGGGCAAATGAATCGGGTTGGCGCTGCAAACATTGCTATTGAGCAAGCTGCGGAGCACGCACAAGGGGCCGTTATGGCATCCGATGCGTTTTTCCCCATGCCGGATACGGTGGAAGCAGCTGCTAAGGCAGGCATTACAGCCATTATTCAGCCAGGAGGTTCAAAGCGCGACCAAGATTCGATTGATGTCTGTAATCAATACGGGATAGCGATGGTTTATACAGGTGTACGTCATTTCAAACATTAA
- a CDS encoding DUF3048 domain-containing protein gives MKKVLFVLFTLMLVFMAGCKDEVNNNQDKHSELSKDQDSTYAFTGLPADGPTNNRMVAVMVNNHAKARPQTGLSQADIVFELLAEGNITRFLALYQSELPSVIGPVRSAREYYFDLAHAYDAIYVYHGAADFIDQMIQDKGIDHLNGSLYDNDGILFKRESFRKPPHNSYLQLNALYDKAEEKGYDVTAAYEALPFAEAGSEVTGTPATLAKVGYSNNPSEVVQYTFRQDSGSYIRSNGQQQTIDMETEEPIEVSNVLIMEAHHEVIDQSGRRAIDLDSGGKAYLLQKGVLQEVEWKRQAGRIIPVKNGKEVPFVPGKTWINVIPKQPGLQEIVTISSE, from the coding sequence GTGAAGAAAGTATTATTTGTGCTGTTCACCTTGATGCTTGTTTTTATGGCAGGATGCAAAGATGAAGTAAATAATAACCAAGACAAGCATTCCGAACTGTCTAAAGATCAGGATAGTACATATGCATTTACAGGTTTGCCTGCTGATGGACCGACAAATAACCGAATGGTTGCAGTGATGGTTAATAATCATGCTAAAGCAAGACCACAAACGGGCCTATCACAGGCAGATATCGTTTTCGAACTGTTAGCGGAAGGTAATATTACACGATTTTTAGCTCTTTATCAAAGTGAGCTTCCTTCTGTAATCGGACCTGTCCGCAGCGCTCGGGAATATTATTTTGATTTGGCACATGCATATGACGCGATTTACGTTTACCATGGAGCAGCTGACTTTATTGACCAAATGATTCAGGATAAAGGAATTGACCACTTGAATGGTTCGCTTTATGATAATGATGGTATCTTATTTAAACGTGAATCCTTTCGTAAGCCGCCGCACAATTCTTATCTGCAATTAAATGCTCTGTATGATAAAGCAGAGGAAAAAGGATATGATGTGACTGCCGCGTACGAAGCCTTGCCATTTGCAGAAGCCGGATCAGAAGTTACAGGTACTCCTGCGACATTGGCGAAGGTTGGTTATTCAAACAATCCTAGTGAAGTGGTACAATATACGTTTAGACAGGACAGCGGGAGCTATATCCGTAGTAATGGTCAGCAACAAACGATCGATATGGAAACGGAAGAGCCGATTGAAGTGAGCAACGTATTAATTATGGAAGCACACCATGAAGTGATTGATCAATCAGGACGTCGCGCAATCGACTTAGATTCTGGTGGTAAGGCTTATTTATTACAAAAAGGTGTCTTGCAGGAAGTTGAGTGGAAAAGACAAGCTGGAAGAATCATCCCCGTAAAAAATGGCAAGGAAGTTCCATTTGTTCCAGGAAAA
- the purD gene encoding phosphoribosylamine--glycine ligase: MNILVVGRGGREHSIIMKLTESNLVANLYAAPGNGGMREQATCVPIDEMNTQGLIAFAKAKAIDLTIVGPENPLNAGIANAFLAAGLRIFAPTKEAALLEGSKQFAKQFMDKYDIPTAAYRTFTDVEEAKAYIESQGVPIVIKADGLAAGKGVIVATTKQEAFAAVEEMLVEKAFAEAGATIVMEEFLQGKEFTLMAFIHNDQVYPMVPARDHKRAFDNDQGPNTGGMGAFAPVPDVTQEDLDYACEHILQKTVNGLMEEGRPFTGILYAGLMKTENGPKVIEFNTRFGDPETQVVLPLLKNDLVQVVLDVIDGVDPQLEWEQKACVGVVIAASGYPGEYEKGLELPVLPDTKAMIVHAGTKEVGERIVTTGGRVLVSAAIAATLDEAAFAAYEPLHVFENRKDFFYRTDIASQELKHKQIVHNKEVGNK, from the coding sequence ATGAATATTTTAGTCGTTGGTCGCGGTGGCAGAGAACATAGTATCATAATGAAATTAACAGAAAGTAATCTGGTAGCTAATCTTTATGCTGCACCAGGAAATGGCGGGATGAGAGAGCAGGCAACTTGTGTCCCGATTGATGAAATGAACACACAAGGGCTAATTGCCTTTGCCAAAGCAAAGGCGATTGACTTAACCATTGTCGGTCCGGAAAATCCATTAAATGCAGGCATTGCTAATGCTTTTCTAGCAGCAGGCTTACGTATCTTTGCTCCTACTAAAGAAGCGGCTCTGTTGGAGGGTAGTAAGCAATTTGCTAAACAGTTTATGGACAAGTACGACATACCTACTGCCGCTTATCGAACATTTACAGATGTAGAGGAAGCGAAAGCTTATATAGAATCACAAGGTGTACCTATCGTCATTAAAGCAGATGGACTTGCTGCTGGAAAAGGTGTTATCGTAGCTACAACGAAGCAAGAAGCCTTTGCAGCCGTGGAAGAAATGCTCGTCGAAAAAGCATTTGCAGAAGCAGGAGCGACGATTGTAATGGAAGAATTTTTACAGGGAAAAGAGTTCACGTTAATGGCCTTTATTCACAACGATCAAGTATATCCAATGGTACCTGCTCGTGATCATAAACGAGCATTTGACAATGACCAAGGACCAAATACTGGCGGGATGGGGGCGTTTGCACCAGTTCCAGATGTAACACAAGAAGATCTGGACTACGCTTGTGAGCATATTTTACAAAAAACGGTGAATGGACTTATGGAAGAAGGAAGGCCGTTTACTGGGATTCTTTATGCGGGACTCATGAAAACGGAAAACGGTCCAAAAGTAATTGAATTTAACACGCGTTTTGGTGACCCAGAAACACAAGTTGTTTTGCCGTTGTTAAAGAATGATCTTGTGCAAGTCGTTTTAGATGTTATAGACGGAGTGGATCCTCAGCTTGAGTGGGAGCAAAAAGCTTGTGTAGGCGTAGTCATAGCTGCTAGTGGCTATCCAGGTGAATATGAAAAAGGCCTAGAACTGCCTGTTCTACCTGATACAAAAGCAATGATCGTTCATGCAGGAACAAAAGAGGTCGGCGAACGCATAGTTACAACTGGAGGCCGTGTTTTGGTGTCAGCAGCAATTGCAGCAACGTTGGATGAAGCTGCCTTCGCTGCTTATGAACCACTCCATGTATTCGAGAATCGGAAGGATTTCTTTTATCGTACCGATATTGCGAGTCAGGAACTGAAACATAAGCAAATAGTACATAATAAAGAGGTTGGGAATAAGTAA
- the purM gene encoding phosphoribosylformylglycinamidine cyclo-ligase — protein MAADLYKQAGVDVEKGYEAVERMKKHIQRTNKKEVLGGIGAFAGLFDLSGFSYKEPVLVSGTDGVGTKLKLAFTMNRHHTVGIDLVAMCVNDIVAQGAKPLFFLDYIACGKNDPTQIEQIVAGVVEGCIQADVALVGGETAEMPGMYQAGEYDLAGFTVGIAEKKELITGESIRAGDVVIGLSSSGIHSNGYSLVRKITAELSFNQSYGLSQTLGETLLTPTRIYAKPMQILIETGYIKGAAHITGGGFYENLPRMLPEELGVEINTQTWEVPEIFPFLQQQGNIPMQEMFGVFNMGIGMAIVVCKQHVSQIMERLTTEGEDVSIIGSVVEQEGVHIRL, from the coding sequence ATGGCAGCTGACTTATATAAACAAGCTGGCGTAGATGTAGAAAAAGGCTACGAGGCTGTGGAACGGATGAAAAAGCATATTCAGCGGACGAATAAAAAGGAAGTGCTTGGAGGGATTGGTGCATTTGCAGGTCTGTTTGATCTCTCGGGGTTCTCTTATAAGGAACCTGTATTAGTTTCGGGTACAGATGGAGTAGGAACGAAGCTAAAGCTTGCGTTTACCATGAACCGACATCATACAGTTGGGATTGATTTAGTAGCTATGTGCGTTAATGATATTGTTGCACAAGGTGCAAAGCCACTCTTTTTCCTAGATTATATTGCTTGTGGCAAAAACGATCCTACTCAAATCGAACAAATTGTTGCAGGAGTTGTCGAAGGATGCATCCAGGCAGATGTGGCTTTAGTCGGTGGTGAAACAGCAGAAATGCCTGGGATGTATCAGGCTGGAGAATATGATTTAGCTGGTTTTACTGTGGGAATTGCCGAGAAGAAGGAGCTTATTACTGGAGAAAGTATTCGAGCAGGAGATGTGGTGATTGGTTTATCGTCAAGTGGAATTCATTCCAATGGTTACTCACTCGTTCGAAAAATAACTGCTGAGCTCTCCTTTAATCAATCATACGGTCTAAGCCAAACACTAGGTGAAACGCTCCTTACTCCTACGCGAATCTATGCCAAACCGATGCAAATCCTCATAGAAACGGGATATATAAAAGGGGCTGCTCATATTACAGGTGGAGGTTTTTATGAAAATCTGCCTCGTATGTTACCTGAGGAATTAGGTGTAGAAATCAATACACAAACATGGGAAGTGCCAGAAATCTTTCCGTTTTTACAGCAACAAGGAAATATTCCAATGCAGGAAATGTTCGGTGTATTTAATATGGGCATTGGGATGGCTATCGTCGTTTGTAAGCAGCATGTGTCCCAAATAATGGAACGATTAACAACAGAAGGGGAAGATGTTTCCATTATCGGTTCAGTGGTTGAACAAGAAGGAGTGCACATACGTTTATGA
- the purN gene encoding phosphoribosylglycinamide formyltransferase — protein sequence MSRVKAAVFASGTGSNFQAMLEERDLACEIVLLVCDRPGAAVIEKAKQNRIPVYTFEPKRYATKEAYEKEILTVLQQAGISWIFLAGYMRIIGPCLLHAYQGKIVNIHPSLLPAFPGKDAIKQAFNTRAEKTGVTVHFIDEGIDTGPIIAQQVVDIYPSDTIDLLTKRIQKVEHQLYPSVIKQLIQNEGDL from the coding sequence ATGAGTCGAGTAAAAGCAGCTGTGTTTGCTTCAGGAACAGGCAGTAATTTTCAAGCGATGCTTGAAGAGCGGGATCTGGCATGCGAGATCGTCTTATTAGTATGCGACAGACCTGGTGCAGCAGTGATTGAAAAGGCAAAGCAAAACCGGATTCCTGTATATACGTTTGAACCAAAACGTTATGCAACGAAAGAAGCATATGAAAAAGAAATACTGACCGTATTACAACAAGCTGGTATATCGTGGATTTTCCTTGCGGGATATATGCGCATTATTGGTCCGTGCTTGCTACATGCATATCAAGGGAAGATTGTTAATATTCACCCTTCTTTATTACCTGCTTTCCCAGGGAAAGACGCGATTAAACAGGCTTTTAACACAAGGGCAGAAAAAACAGGAGTAACTGTTCACTTTATTGATGAAGGAATTGATACGGGACCAATCATCGCCCAACAGGTAGTAGATATTTACCCATCCGACACGATCGATTTATTAACGAAACGAATTCAAAAAGTAGAGCACCAGCTATATCCAAGTGTGATTAAACAATTAATACAAAATGAGGGAGATTTATGA